One window from the genome of Streptomyces sp. NBC_00287 encodes:
- the dcd gene encoding dCTP deaminase: protein MILTGPEISEAAVDGRIVISPFNPAQVNPNSYNVCLGDRLLTYTDDVIDPYRPNATREITIGEDGYVLRPDQLYLGHTVEQVGSDQYVPLLFGRSSVGRLGLFVEITAPIGDIGFHGQWTLMLSPVRPLRVYPGMKIGQIMFFVSLGEVDLYRGKYQSSAGPQESRYWKDVAVPTT from the coding sequence ATGATCCTCACCGGTCCTGAGATCAGCGAGGCCGCGGTCGACGGGCGGATCGTCATCTCCCCGTTCAACCCGGCCCAGGTGAACCCCAACAGCTACAACGTCTGCCTCGGGGACAGGTTGCTGACGTACACCGACGACGTCATCGACCCCTACCGCCCCAACGCCACCCGGGAGATCACCATCGGGGAGGACGGTTACGTCCTGCGCCCCGACCAGCTCTATCTCGGGCACACCGTGGAACAGGTCGGCTCCGACCAGTATGTGCCGCTGCTCTTCGGGCGGTCCTCGGTCGGGCGGCTCGGGCTCTTCGTGGAGATCACGGCGCCCATCGGGGACATCGGCTTCCATGGCCAGTGGACGCTGATGCTGTCCCCGGTCCGGCCGCTGCGGGTGTATCCCGGGATGAAGATCGGCCAGATCATGTTCTTCGTGTCGCTCGGCGAGGTCGACCTCTACCGCGGCAAGTACCAGTCCTCGGCGGGCCCCCAGGAGTCCCGCTACTGGAAGGACGTGGCGGTGCCGACGACATGA